One Sporosarcina sp. FSL W8-0480 genomic window, GCTTGTTGCAACTTCGAGTACGCCGCCATTCCATGGTCCTTATAGCTGTGCGCCAGCTCGAACATGCTATGGTTCAATGAATGGAAGCCGGCAAGTGTGACGAATTGGAATTTGTACCCCATCTTGCCTAACTCCTGCTGAAATTTCTCAATCGTTTCATCATCAAGGTTCGCCTTCCAGTTAAATGAAGGGGAGCAGTTATAAGCAAGCATTTTGTCAGGGAATTTCTCATGGATGGCATCCGCGAACCGCTTCGCTTCCTCAAGATCAGGCGTGGATGTTTCACACCAGATGAGATCCGCGTACGGAGCATAGGCAAGACCTCGGGCGATTGCCTGATGAATGCCGGCTTTAGTACGGAAAAACCCTTCCGGTGTGCGCTCACCTGTAATGAATGCATGGTCTCTTTCATCAATATCGCTCGTAATCAAATCCGCAGCATCCGCATCGGTACGTGCAATGATGATTGTCGGCACGCCTAAGACATCCGCGGCAAGCCGCGCAGATATCAAATTCCGGACAGCATTTTGTGTTGGCAGCAACACTTTTCCGCCAAGATGTCCACATTTCTTTTCCGAAGCAAGCTGATCCTCGAAATGGACACCAGCCGCACCTGCCTCAATCATCGCCTTCATCAATTCGAACACATTCAAAGGACCGCCGAATCCTGCTTCCGCATCGGCGACAATTGGGGCAAACCAATCAAACCCGTCCTCTCTTCCTTCCACATGATCGATTTGATCCGCACGTTGCAACGCCTGATTGATGCGTTTCACGACATTCGGCACACTATTTACCGGATAAAGACTTTGATCGGGATACATATGGCCCGCCATATTTGCATCCGCAGCCACTTGCCAACCACTTAAGTAAATCGCCTGAAGACCAGCCTTCACCTGTTGGACGGCCTGATTCCCCGTCAGCGCCCCCAACGCATTGATGAAATCCTCTTCATGCAGCGATTTCCAAAGCCGCTCCGCCCCTTTTTTCGCCAATGTATGTTCAATTAATACAGAACCGCGAAGCTTTACGACCTCGTCTGCACTATACCCCCGCTCAATTCCCGCCCATCTTTCATCCTCGCGCCAGCTTTTCTCAAGTTCCTTCACCTGTTCAATACGATCCATGAATTCATTCCACACCTTTCGATGATAAATGTTATAGTCTGTTATATAGTAATGTATTTCGATTCCACTTGTTGTGGTACAGTAGGAAAGTAACAAATCAGTTTGTGGAAGTGCCTATGTATGTGGTTTGTATTGCGCGGGGGTGAGTTCTTGGGCGAAGGGAGCGGGTTCTTGAGCGCGGGGAGCGCGATTCTTGAGCGTGGGATTACACTACTTGAGCGCATAAAAATGGACGCAGACAAAATTCCTTGAGTTTAAGCATGCAAATCAATAATCGCGATAAAAAAACCATAAACGAAATCGTCTTTTCAGATTTCGTCTACGGTCTTCTACTTAAGCATGCTTTTTTTCATACTCCGCAATCTGTGCTTCGTACTGGAAGGTCAAGGCAATTTCGTCCCAGCCGTTCAGCAACATTTGTTTATAATAAGGATCAATGTCGAATGAATAGACTTTCCCATCCTCACCTGTAACAGTTTGCTGCTCAAGGTTTATTTCCAATTCATATGGTGCTGACTTTCCTTTTGCCAACAACTCTTCGATTTCATCCATCTCAAGTTTAATCGGAAGCAAACCGTTTTTGAAACAGTTATTATGGAAAATATCCGCGAATGAAGGTGCAATGACTACTTCAAATCCATAGTCTAAAATCGCCCACGGTGCATGCTCCCTTGAAGAACCGCAACCGAAATTCTCTTGAGCGACAAGGATCATAGAGCCTTTGAAACGCTCATCGTTCAAAACGAATTCTTTATTTTCTGTGCCATCCGCGTTCATTCTCCAATGATAGAAAAGGTATTTTCCGAATCCAGTTCTTTCGATTCGCTTCAAGAATTCCTTTGAAATGATTTGGTCTGTATCGACATTTTTCCGGTCAAGCGGAGTCATGACGCTTTGCACTTCATTAATCGGTTTCATGAAATCATCCTTTCGTTAGGCATGTGTTAGTTTCATCGTGCGAACATCCGTAAACCGACCTGTAATCGCGGCGGCGGCCGCCATAGCAGGGCTCATCAAATGTGTTCTCGATCCTGCGCCTTGTCGACCTTCAAAGTTACGATTCGATGTCGATGCACATCTCTCGCCTGCTGGAACGACATCATCATTCATCGCAAGACACATGCTGCAGCCTGATTCGCGCCATTCAAAGCCTGCTTCAAGGAATACTTTATCCAAACCTTCCTCTTCCGCCTGCCTTTTCACTGTTCGGGAACCTGGAACGACGATTGCCGTAACATCTGGATGCACTTTTTGTCCAGCAATCACTTCCGCCGCATTCCGCAAATCGCTTAACCTCGCATTTGTACAAGATCCGATGAACACATGCTGTACTGTTATTGAAGATAGTGGCGTCCCCTGTTCAAGTCCCATGTAGGTAAGTGCTTTTTTCAAAGCCTCTTTGTCGGATTCATTCACGTAATCTGATACTGCCGGAACAGTCGCACTGATTCCTGATCCCATGGAAGGATTCGTTCCCCATGTGACGAACGGTTCGATTTCAGCAGCGTTTATTTCAAGGACAGTATCATAAACTGCACCTTCATCCGTTGCCAAAGCGAGCCACTTTTCCGTCGCCTCTTCGAATGCGGCACCTTCAGGCACATGACGGCGACCACGTAAATAGTCGATCGTCGTTTCATCCGGGCTGATTAAACCCGCCTTTGCACCCGCTTCGATGGACATATTGCAGATGGTCATCCGTTCCTCCATCGTCATCGAACGAATCGCTTCACCTGTATATTCGACGATATGCCCCGTTCCGATGTCGATTCCGAATTCCGCGATGATTGCAAGGATGACGTCTTTCGCAGTTACGCCAAATCCTAACTCTCCATTAATACGAATTTCCATCGTTTTCGGCTCTGATTGCCATAGAGTCTGTGTAGACAGGACATGCTCAACCTCACTCGTTCCGATTCCAAATGCAATCGCACCGAATGCACCATGCGTTGACGTATGGCTATCCCCGCAGACAATCGTCTTGCCAGGCTGCGTCAATCCAAGCTCCGGTCCAATAATATGAACAATTCCCTGGTCCGGGTGTTCCATATCTGCAAGTGGTATGCCAAATTCCGTACAGTTCTTTTCCAAAGTAGTGATCTGTTTTTTAGCGATTGGATCGTTGATTACCGGCAAATTTCGAGTCGGTACATTATGATCCATCGTTGCAAAACATAGATCGGGACGACGAACTTTCCGACCAGCAAGTCGCAACCCTTCAAATGCTTGCGGAGAAGTCACTTCATGCAATAAATGAAGGTCGATGTAGAGCAAATCCGGCTTCCCCTGTTCTTCATAAACAATATGCTGATCCCAAATCTTTTCAATAATCGTTTTTGCCATCGTACTTCTCCTTTCATAATTTATTTATACATAAGTAAACATAATGCTATTGGAAACGAACTGTAGATCCAGTTCATTAATCACTTTATCCGTCCATTCTTTTGTCGAATGAACCCTGTCAAGTTCACTCGTCAAATCAGCCGTGAAATGACCATCTTCAAACACTGTATTGACCGCTTTTTCAATCGCGGCCGCCTCCGTCTCCATGCCGAACGAATAGCGAAGCATCATCGCAGCCGACAAAATTGCCGCAGCCGGATTCGCAACCCCTTTTTTAGCTACATCCGGAGCGGATCCATGTACCGGCTCATAAAGACCGAAACCGTCGGAACGAACACTTGCGGATGGCAATAAACCAAGCGATCCCGTGATGACGGAAGCTTCATCACTCAAAATATCACCAAACATATTTTCAGTGACGACGACGTCGAAAGCAGCTGGATTTGTAATTAATTTCATCGCAGCGGAATCGACTAATTGATGCTCGACTTCGATGTCCGGGTAATATTGCCGCTTTTCCTCGACGACTTCCCGCCAAAGCTTGCTGGATTGAAGTACATTCGCCTTGTCGACGGATGTAACCTTTCCTCTCCGCAAGCAGGCAAGTTCAAAGGCTTTTTCGACGATCCGCTCAATTTCCTCACGGGTATAGACAAGGGTATCGACTGCGGACGTTTCAGTTTTCCGGCTCGGTTGACCGAAATAAAGGCCGCCAGTCAATTCGCGGACAATCACCATGTCGACGTCACGAATGACTTCTTCTTTTAAAGGAGAAGCTTGGAGCAAGGAAGGGACAGCTTTCACTGGCCTGAGGTTTGCGAATAAATCAAAATGCTTCCTGATTGCAAGCAATCCCTTTTCAGGTCGCAATTCTGATGGATTTTGGTCCCATTTCGGTCCCCCGACAGCCCCCAAGAGTACTGCATCACTTGATTCGCACAGGGCGATCGTCTCTTCAGGAAGCGGATTGTTGAACTTGTCGACCGCTTCCCCACCGATTGAACCATAGCTGAAATGGAATGTATGATTGAACCTTCTTGCAATCACCTCAAGTACTCTTACTGCCGCCTCAGTCACTTCCGGTCCGATTCCATCACCTTGTAATACAGCCACTCTTTTTTCCATAGCGTTTCTCCTCCTTGTTGTCATTAACTAACAAAATATTCAGTCTCAAACATGTGTAAAATACTGTTGATTTCCGCTTCAATCAACGGAAATTACTAATAACTCTTTATAAAAACGCATAAATCGCTACAATCACTCATAAATCCCTACAGATACGCATAAATTGGCGAATTCACGCATAATCCCGCTTAATCAAGCATAACGCCGCGCAATCACGCATAAAGCCGCTTAATCACGCATAACCCCATACTCGCTCACTACCCAACCGTTTCCTTCACCTTCAACAACGCCTGATCCTTCACTAACTTTCTATTAATAGCATTCAAATACGCTTTAGCCGACGCTTCCAACACGTCCTGTGAAATGTCGCGCCCCGTAAATGTTTCTCCGTTAAATCGTAGGTTAACGACTGCCTCCCCAAGGGCATCACGACCTTTGCCGATTGAAGTGACGCGGTAATCCAATATATTGACATGCCCTTTCACAAGCAGTTCCAACGCATTGAAAATCGCTTCGACGGAACCAGCACCGGTAGTTGCAACGACTACATTTTCCCCGGAAGGTACGTTTGCCGCGACAGTTGCTGTTGGTACATTTGAAGTTCCGTATTGCACTTGCACATTTGTCAACTCGTAGATGGAGGCTTCCGCACTTTCAATCTGCTTTCCAGTGAAGAGGACGAATAGATCATCTTCTGTAATTTCCTTCTTGCGATCAGCTAACTTCTTAAACTCTGCAAATGCTTCATTCAACTGTTGATCGCTCAACTCAAAGCCCATCGTTATTGCCCGATCCTTGAATGCATGGCGCCCTGAATGTTTGCCAAGCGCAAGAGGTGCCGTCGTTTCTCCAATCAATTCCGGAGTGATGATTTCATACGTTTCTCGATTTTTCAACATGCCGTCCTGATGGATTCCGGATTCATGGGCGAAGGCATTTCTTCCAACAACCGCTTTATTTGGTTGGATGACGACGCCTGTCAATTGGCTAACCAACTGGCTTGTGCGCTTAATTTCCTGCAGATTGATGCCCGTTTCAAACCCATACATATCTTTTCGAATATGGAGTGCAACAGCGATTTCTTCGAGTGCTGCATTTCCAGCCCGTTCACCGATCCCGTTAATCGTGCCTTCAACTTGGTCGGCACCATTTTCTATTGCCGCAATTGAGTTTGCAACTGCCATTCCCAAATCATTATGACAATGTGCGGATAGTTTCACACGGTCGATTCCCGTCACATTCTCCTTCAAAAATTTGAATAAAGCACCGTATTCCTGAGGTGTTGCATAACCGACTGTATCGGGAATATTGATCGTCGTTGCGCCGGCCTTGATCACTTGATTGATAATACGGACCAAGAATTCCGGGTCTGAACGGAATGCGTCTTCTGCTGACCATTGAACGAGTGGAAAGAATTTTTTCGCGTATTTCACCGCTTCTACCGCGATATCGACAACTTGGTCGGGACTCTTTTTCAATTTGTATTCCATATGGATTGGCGAAGTTGCTAAAAAGACATGAAGATGAGGTTGTGCTCCTCCTCTAAGCGCTTCCCATGATGTATCGATATCACTCTTCATCGCTCGAGCAAGGCCTGTCACTGTCGAGTTCTTCACTGCATTCGCAATTCGATGCACCGCTTCAAAATCACCAGGTGAAGAAGCAGGGAATCCCGCTTCTATCACCGTCGCGCCAAACCGTTCAAGCTGGCGGGCGATTTCCATCTTTTCAGCTGTGTTCAAATTGATGCCGGCTGACTGTTCACCATCACGTAGCGTCGTATCAAAGATGTCAATTCTGCGCACTGCCCACCACTTCTTTCTGTTTGGATTTTGCACCTTCATTCACAAACGGCATCATGGCACGAAGTTTTTCGCCAACAACCTCGATTTGGTGTTTCGCCTCTGATTCTTTAAATGCATTGTAGTCTGGACGGTTGTTTTCGTTTTCTGCGATCCATCCTTTTGCGAATTTACCTTCCTGGATATCCGTTAAGATTTCTTTCATGCGCGCTTTCGTTTCTGCATCAACGACACGCGGTCCAGATACGTAATCGCCCCACTCAGCCGTGTCAGAAATCGAATAGCGCATTCCGGACATTCCACCTTCGTACATCAAATCTACAATCAGTTTCAACTCATGCATTGTTTCGAAGTAGGCAAGTTCCTGCTGATAGCCTGCTTCCACCAATGTTTCAAAACCTGCTTTAACAAGTGAAGTCAATCCGCCGCAAAGTACTGCTTGCTCACCGAATAAATCAGTTTCAGTTTCTTCTTTGAATGAAGTTTCAAGTACCCCGGCACGAGCAGCCCCGATTCCTTTAGCATAAGCAAGAGCAACTTCCTTTGCTTGACCGGAAACGTCTTGATGTACTGCGAATAATGCCGGTACACCAGCGCCTGCTTCATATGTTCTACGTACAAGATGCCCCGGACCTTTCGGTGCGACTAAGAATACGTCTACGTCAGCTGGCGGCACGATTTGATTGAAATGAACGTTGAATCCATGTGCGAATACAAGGGACTTACCTGCTGTGAGTGCTGGTTCGATTTCTTCTTCATATACTTTTTTCTGTCTTTCATCCGGAAGTAGCACCATGATGATGTCCGCTTGTTCTGCTGCTTCACGAACTGGTTTCACTTCAAGTCCATCTTCTTTCGCCTGGTCGAAAGATTTCCCTGGGCGTACACCGACGACTACGTTGAATCCTGAGTCTTTCAGGTTTTGTGCGTGTGCGTGGCCTTGTGAGCCGTATCCGACGACCGCGACCGTTTTTCCTTGTAATAGTCCTTCATTGATATCCTGGTTGTAATACATTTTAGCCATTGTAAATTCCTCCTTGGGTTTTTGGGTAATATACTGTTGATTTCCGCTTCGGGTGGACGCTTTCCGCGGGCGTCGCCACCCTACGCTTCAATCAACTGGATTGCACTTGTAAAATGATTATTTCAAAATCGATAACTGAGGTGAATTAATCTTTTGAATCTCACGGGTGAACGCGGTTGCGCCGGTCCTTGCTAACTCCTTAATTCCATAAGGTTTCACCAAATCAATAAATGCTTCAATCTTCTCAGGTGAACCAGTCACTTGATACGTAACGACGTTTTTCCCTGAATCGATCACCGTCGCACGAAAAGGCTCGATAATGCTATTCATCTCACTCCTAACATGCGGCGGGGAAACGACTTTCACCAAAGCGAGTTCACGCATGACGATTGCTTTTTCGGTAATATCATTCACTTTAAGCACATCAATCTGCTTTTGGAGCTGTTTCACCAACTGTTCGATTTTCCGTTCATCTTCCACATGCACGATGAATGTCATTTTCGACATATTAGGCTGTTCAGTGTGTCCGACTGTAATGCTTTCGATATTGAATTGCCGTTTCATCAGCAATCCCGTCACCCGGTTTAACACACCGCTTTGATTGATGACTGTAACGGTTATGACTCTTCTCATCCACGTTTCACCCCGATCATTTCATTTAATCCTTTTCCTGGTGCCACCATCGGATAGACGTTTTCCAGCATTTTCACTCGGCAATCAATGAGAACTGGTTCATCCGATAGAAGGGCTTCCTTGAAGATCTTCTCGGCATCCTCTTTCTTTGAAACCCGATAGCCCTTGATGTCATAGGCTTCAGCAAGCTTGACGAAATCCGGTTGGACGGGAATCAACGACTGGGAGTAGCGTTCGTCATAAAACGTCTGTTGCCACTGGCGCACCATGCCTAACGCACAATTATTCAGGATGACGACTTTCACCGGAATCCTCATCTCCTGAAGGAGCGATAATTCTTGTGCTGTCATCTGGAATCCACCGTCTCCGACAATAGCAACAACCCTCGCTTCGGGTTTCGCAATTTGCGCACCGATTGCTGCCGGGAAACCGAATCCCATCGTTCCAAGACCACCTGAAGTTACCCAATGATCCGGGTTGTTCAATGAATAATATTGGGCCGCCCACATTTGATGCTGTCCGACGTCTGTCGTGACGATTGCATTTCCTTCTGTGATGCGGTGAATCATTTGAATCGCCTCTTGCGGAAGCAATTCATGTTCATCCAAGTTGTACCATAATGGAGCTTCCTTGGTTAGCCCGTTTAAATAGGTCAGCCACTCCCCGGTATCGGGAGCTTCGAATTCTTGATTGAGCAATGCTTTCAACGCTTCTTTCGAGTCCGCCACAATCGGAATTTCCGTCGGCACATTCTTTCCGATTTCTGCAGGATCGATGTCGATATGAATGACTTTTGCATTCGGCGCGAACATATTAAGATTTCCTGTTAGTCGATCATCGAATCTCGCACCGATATTCAAAAGCACATCACATTCGCTGATTGCCATATTTGCGGTATACGTCCCGTGCATTCCTGCCATGCCAAGGAACAGTTCGTGACTCCCCTCAATGCTGCCTAATCCCAACAAAGTGTTCGTTACTGGAATGCGATTCTTCTCAACTAATGTCTTTAATTCCTCCATCGCCTGACCGTGCAACACGCCGGCCCCCGCAAGGATAAGTGGTTTCTTGGCAACAGCGATCGCTTCTGCCGCCTTCTGTATTTGCAAGTAATTCGGAGTTGTTGTCGGCTGGTAGCCCGGCAGATTCACTTCGGCGTTTCGTTCCTCCGCGGTTACAAACATCTTCGTTGAAATATCTTTCGGAATGTCAACGACGACTGGGCCTCGGCGACCTGTTGAAGCAATATGGAATGCCTCTTTAATGATTCTTGGCAAGTCCTCCACTTTCTGCACTTGGTAGTTATGCTTCGTGATCGGCTGGGTAATGCCGACGATATCCGCTTCTTGGAATGCATCTGTACCGATGACCGTGCTTGCAACCTGACCCGTGAAAACGACGAGTGGCAATGAATCCATCATGGCATCAGTTATTCCTGTCACAAGATTCGTGGCACCCGGACCCGATGTCGCAATGACGACTCCCGTTTTTCCGGATACCCGGGCGTATCCTTCCGCCGCATGGATTGCGCCCTGTTCATGACGGGCAAGCACATGTGGAATCGGATCCTTGTATAATGCGTCGTAAATTGGTAGGACGGCACCCCCTGGGTAACCGAAGATGACTTCGACACCCTGATCCTTCAACCCTTGAATCAAGACGGCCGACCCATCCATCGGTTGAATCCCTTGTTGCTCCATAGGCTCTAACGTCATCTCCATAACCGCTTGCTTGTTTTGTACTTCCGCATGAACTCCCGCTCTCATTAACAAACTCCTCCTTACTTTTCTCACTTGATAATCAAAACTGTTGATTTACGCTACAGGCGGACGCTTTCCGGGGGGCGGGCGGTGAGCCAATCGAACCACGTAGAGTTCGATTTGCCGTATTTCTGCGGTCTTTGCAGAAATTAAGGCATCCGCTTTGGCATTTCTGCTCGCAACGCTACGCTTTTGCTCGCAAACGCCGTTCTTCGTAACGGCGTTCGCTAATCCCCTCGGAGTCGCCGCCTTTCGCTTCAATCAACGGAGCTACATCTTAATCACAAACCTAAAAATATAAAAATAAAAAAGCTTTTCCTCCCCACACAAAGAAATCCTGTCTTCATGTAAGGGATGAAAAGCTTTTCATGGTACCACCCTTGTTCGCGGCATCCGCCGCCTCGCGAATGAACAAATAACCGTCCATTCATTGATAACGGGCCCAATATCAATCAAGCCCGGGACTGCCTACTTGCTAACACGTTCAGCAACC contains:
- the aceA gene encoding isocitrate lyase; this encodes MDRIEQVKELEKSWREDERWAGIERGYSADEVVKLRGSVLIEHTLAKKGAERLWKSLHEEDFINALGALTGNQAVQQVKAGLQAIYLSGWQVAADANMAGHMYPDQSLYPVNSVPNVVKRINQALQRADQIDHVEGREDGFDWFAPIVADAEAGFGGPLNVFELMKAMIEAGAAGVHFEDQLASEKKCGHLGGKVLLPTQNAVRNLISARLAADVLGVPTIIIARTDADAADLITSDIDERDHAFITGERTPEGFFRTKAGIHQAIARGLAYAPYADLIWCETSTPDLEEAKRFADAIHEKFPDKMLAYNCSPSFNWKANLDDETIEKFQQELGKMGYKFQFVTLAGFHSLNHSMFELAHSYKDHGMAAYSKLQQAEFANESKGYTATRHQREVGTGYFDEVAQIISGGTSSTTAMKGSTETAQFR
- the leuD gene encoding 3-isopropylmalate dehydratase small subunit, with amino-acid sequence MKPINEVQSVMTPLDRKNVDTDQIISKEFLKRIERTGFGKYLFYHWRMNADGTENKEFVLNDERFKGSMILVAQENFGCGSSREHAPWAILDYGFEVVIAPSFADIFHNNCFKNGLLPIKLEMDEIEELLAKGKSAPYELEINLEQQTVTGEDGKVYSFDIDPYYKQMLLNGWDEIALTFQYEAQIAEYEKKHA
- the leuC gene encoding 3-isopropylmalate dehydratase large subunit; protein product: MAKTIIEKIWDQHIVYEEQGKPDLLYIDLHLLHEVTSPQAFEGLRLAGRKVRRPDLCFATMDHNVPTRNLPVINDPIAKKQITTLEKNCTEFGIPLADMEHPDQGIVHIIGPELGLTQPGKTIVCGDSHTSTHGAFGAIAFGIGTSEVEHVLSTQTLWQSEPKTMEIRINGELGFGVTAKDVILAIIAEFGIDIGTGHIVEYTGEAIRSMTMEERMTICNMSIEAGAKAGLISPDETTIDYLRGRRHVPEGAAFEEATEKWLALATDEGAVYDTVLEINAAEIEPFVTWGTNPSMGSGISATVPAVSDYVNESDKEALKKALTYMGLEQGTPLSSITVQHVFIGSCTNARLSDLRNAAEVIAGQKVHPDVTAIVVPGSRTVKRQAEEEGLDKVFLEAGFEWRESGCSMCLAMNDDVVPAGERCASTSNRNFEGRQGAGSRTHLMSPAMAAAAAITGRFTDVRTMKLTHA
- the leuB gene encoding 3-isopropylmalate dehydrogenase; protein product: MEKRVAVLQGDGIGPEVTEAAVRVLEVIARRFNHTFHFSYGSIGGEAVDKFNNPLPEETIALCESSDAVLLGAVGGPKWDQNPSELRPEKGLLAIRKHFDLFANLRPVKAVPSLLQASPLKEEVIRDVDMVIVRELTGGLYFGQPSRKTETSAVDTLVYTREEIERIVEKAFELACLRRGKVTSVDKANVLQSSKLWREVVEEKRQYYPDIEVEHQLVDSAAMKLITNPAAFDVVVTENMFGDILSDEASVITGSLGLLPSASVRSDGFGLYEPVHGSAPDVAKKGVANPAAAILSAAMMLRYSFGMETEAAAIEKAVNTVFEDGHFTADLTSELDRVHSTKEWTDKVINELDLQFVSNSIMFTYV
- a CDS encoding 2-isopropylmalate synthase: MRRIDIFDTTLRDGEQSAGINLNTAEKMEIARQLERFGATVIEAGFPASSPGDFEAVHRIANAVKNSTVTGLARAMKSDIDTSWEALRGGAQPHLHVFLATSPIHMEYKLKKSPDQVVDIAVEAVKYAKKFFPLVQWSAEDAFRSDPEFLVRIINQVIKAGATTINIPDTVGYATPQEYGALFKFLKENVTGIDRVKLSAHCHNDLGMAVANSIAAIENGADQVEGTINGIGERAGNAALEEIAVALHIRKDMYGFETGINLQEIKRTSQLVSQLTGVVIQPNKAVVGRNAFAHESGIHQDGMLKNRETYEIITPELIGETTAPLALGKHSGRHAFKDRAITMGFELSDQQLNEAFAEFKKLADRKKEITEDDLFVLFTGKQIESAEASIYELTNVQVQYGTSNVPTATVAANVPSGENVVVATTGAGSVEAIFNALELLVKGHVNILDYRVTSIGKGRDALGEAVVNLRFNGETFTGRDISQDVLEASAKAYLNAINRKLVKDQALLKVKETVG
- the ilvC gene encoding ketol-acid reductoisomerase yields the protein MAKMYYNQDINEGLLQGKTVAVVGYGSQGHAHAQNLKDSGFNVVVGVRPGKSFDQAKEDGLEVKPVREAAEQADIIMVLLPDERQKKVYEEEIEPALTAGKSLVFAHGFNVHFNQIVPPADVDVFLVAPKGPGHLVRRTYEAGAGVPALFAVHQDVSGQAKEVALAYAKGIGAARAGVLETSFKEETETDLFGEQAVLCGGLTSLVKAGFETLVEAGYQQELAYFETMHELKLIVDLMYEGGMSGMRYSISDTAEWGDYVSGPRVVDAETKARMKEILTDIQEGKFAKGWIAENENNRPDYNAFKESEAKHQIEVVGEKLRAMMPFVNEGAKSKQKEVVGSAQN
- the ilvN gene encoding acetolactate synthase small subunit; its protein translation is MRRVITVTVINQSGVLNRVTGLLMKRQFNIESITVGHTEQPNMSKMTFIVHVEDERKIEQLVKQLQKQIDVLKVNDITEKAIVMRELALVKVVSPPHVRSEMNSIIEPFRATVIDSGKNVVTYQVTGSPEKIEAFIDLVKPYGIKELARTGATAFTREIQKINSPQLSILK
- the ilvB gene encoding acetolactate synthase large subunit; its protein translation is MEMTLEPMEQQGIQPMDGSAVLIQGLKDQGVEVIFGYPGGAVLPIYDALYKDPIPHVLARHEQGAIHAAEGYARVSGKTGVVIATSGPGATNLVTGITDAMMDSLPLVVFTGQVASTVIGTDAFQEADIVGITQPITKHNYQVQKVEDLPRIIKEAFHIASTGRRGPVVVDIPKDISTKMFVTAEERNAEVNLPGYQPTTTPNYLQIQKAAEAIAVAKKPLILAGAGVLHGQAMEELKTLVEKNRIPVTNTLLGLGSIEGSHELFLGMAGMHGTYTANMAISECDVLLNIGARFDDRLTGNLNMFAPNAKVIHIDIDPAEIGKNVPTEIPIVADSKEALKALLNQEFEAPDTGEWLTYLNGLTKEAPLWYNLDEHELLPQEAIQMIHRITEGNAIVTTDVGQHQMWAAQYYSLNNPDHWVTSGGLGTMGFGFPAAIGAQIAKPEARVVAIVGDGGFQMTAQELSLLQEMRIPVKVVILNNCALGMVRQWQQTFYDERYSQSLIPVQPDFVKLAEAYDIKGYRVSKKEDAEKIFKEALLSDEPVLIDCRVKMLENVYPMVAPGKGLNEMIGVKRG